A region of the Lycium ferocissimum isolate CSIRO_LF1 unplaced genomic scaffold, AGI_CSIRO_Lferr_CH_V1 ctg27985, whole genome shotgun sequence genome:
ATACCCAAAcgtatgaaaaagaaaatacaaaagtAAAAGCTGACATAGCAAATAATAGAAAGCATTACGTAGCATTCAGAAAAAGGAACAGtaacaacaatagccaaatATAATGCATAACCAAAGCACAAGAAACGACGGTAGTAACGAGGAAATTGAAGGACGTGAAATTACGCTAATAATGTTACTATCCCGCAGAAAGGCATTTGTAATACCATCCATAAACCCTCTGAATTACCatataaaaagataaatgttGGAAATTGACTCAATTTGATTTAAGCAGAAACTTACTGGAgctaatccaacaacaacaataacgtACCGGCAGGTGGCCCCACCACGTGGGGTACGGGGGAAGGTAGAGTGCGTACCCTTACCACACTCTCGTAGCAGATAGAGAGGTTGCTTCCGATAGCCAGTGACAGGTAAAAGCATTCAAGgaatacaaaaatgaaaatagtaACAACAACGAAATAATGCTCTTACAGAGCTAACGCCAGCAGCAAAAAAGGGGACTGGGCCGGGCTGGACATCTCCATTATCAGTAGGCCTAGCAGCCCTATAAGCTTCAGGtggcataacaccataaacaaCTGAAACATTAACACCAGCCTTCTCCCAAACATCCCCATCTTGCAATACCCTACTTattccaccaccaccacctggCCTTGACCAAACATCTTCCTTAAACTTTGCACCTCCATCAGCTTCTTCCAATGCCAAACAAACACTGTCTTGCACTTCTCTTATCGTCTTCTCAAACCGACCTCTAACAGTGCTGGAATTTGATGATGATCCTTTATCGGATTCTCGAAGGAATGTTTGTGGCTTTTGGGATTCGGGTATTTCTTCAATCATTGAGGAAGCTGATGCTTGAATTTGAAATGAATAGTTGGGTGTTGTTTTCTTAGTTGTTTTGAAGGGAATGGTGAGGGGCAAGTATATGGATTTAATGAAAGAGGAAGAATGGAGGGAAGGAGAATAAGGAAATGGGGTTAGGGTGGAAGAGGATGAAGGAGAGGAGAGAATTGGAGTAAGCATTCTTGATTACTGACTAGTCTGAAATTTTTGAGATGGAACGACTAGCTTATTAATGGGCTTTTCTTGGATTTGTGATAAGGGGGGTTCCAGGCTTGCAGCAGTTTGTTTCATTTGACTGCTCTTAAATAAATATACCCACAGGCCACAGCCATTACTCCTCTAGTTTATGACTGCCGCAATTTAGCTTCTGGTAACCTCTATATTTGACATCTTCAACTGGGATATGAGCTGCCCATTGATTTGTTAGTTAAGGAATTAGAATTAGAAACATCCTCCAGAGGTACAAGTCAACGCCACAATGGTTAGGTTTTTCAAATACTACTGTCCTAAAATAAGTGTAATGTTAGCaattaagaaaacaaataaatataatttggaATTTACTAAACTAATCTATTTATATGGTTTTGGAGAGTTGAGCGCGTAATTAGAAACGcttattaatttttgaaatttattttgatAGCGCGACACTTATTTTTGGGACAGCGTGAATACACAAGCTCTTTTTTggtcaagtttcttgaaaactaAGAGCACTTTTTcacaatatttttctttttggataatatttaattcatttctctCAAATAATAAATCCAATCCTCTTCTTATTTTCCTTGTTTGTTTATACAATCTCTTCATCTTATCGTGGAGTGGATTTTTAATTCATATTGCATGatttattttggtatatataaaTCTCCATTTAAAATATTAGTAATTATACCAGAAACCCACTTTTGTTGTTTCAGCTAAACTATATTTATATTGATTAAAACcttaatatgtatttttttctgttttattgTTTCAATAAAATACAATTCAGAGTAAAAGCTTATTAAAGTTTTTTCATGATAAAAAGCTTATTAAAGTTTTTTCATGATAAACATTTAAATCCATTTCTCCTTTTCAAAAAGGCTAATTATAAATGACCCTTGATACTATCTTTTTCGTAACTT
Encoded here:
- the LOC132043721 gene encoding oxygen-dependent coproporphyrinogen-III oxidase, chloroplastic-like — encoded protein: MLTPILSSPSSSSTLTPFPYSPSLHSSSFIKSIYLPLTIPFKTTKKTTPNYSFQIQASASSMIEEIPESQKPQTFLRESDKGSSSNSSTVRGRFEKTIREVQDSVCLALEEADGGAKFKEDVWSRPGGGGGISRVLQDGDVWEKAGVNVSVVYGVMPPEAYRAARPTDNGDVQPGPVPFFAAGVSSVRALFRCCYYFHFCIP